TTCAAGACTCTGGTGGTGAGATCTAGACCGTTTTCAGGAAACTGGCTATAGGCAAGAGATACTCTCTGATTTCGCTCCCTTGAGGACTGTATGTAATGGTGAGGATGATGGATGGCATCCCATGGCGAGACAGCTTGACAGCTCTGCTGCATGTTTCTCGGGCTGCCTTGAAAGGAAGACGTGAGGACAATTCTCTTTACAGACGGACCATTGGCATCTTAAGATGCCAATGGTGATAAGAGTTAGTACGAAGCTCTTCCTGAAGTACCATCTGATAGTTCAGTGGATTGTGCTTCACACAACAGTTAACGACGAATTGCTGAAGCAGCTTTCCGCCGTGCGGTAGAGGGTTGATTTCGCCACCACGGATAGAGAAAGACTGGAAGAGTAGCCTTTCAGAGTGACCTTGTTTCAGAGTTCTTCGAGTCGGCATGCAGTCTTCTTCTGCCGGGAAGAACAGATGACACGTGAGAGGATCGCATTTCTTGTCGACGTTGACAATCTGTTTCAGAGTTCCCCCTCTTTGACGGACGGCAAGACTTCGAGATGCAGGAACGAACGTTGTCGTCTTCGGCCACAGCGACCTCGCGTTCGTCGTCGGACGCACGGGCGAGTTCTTTCTCTGCGGTCTCCACTTCTCGCATAATACTGAATGCCTGAGCGAATGCCTGATGGAAGCGACGTGACGGCCTAGTCTCTGTATGAACCCGACACCCAGCCTGTGTTCTGAATGTCCTCCAGTGTATGTTGTGCTGCGTCTAAAGTGTTGCCTCTGCTGTCCCTTTTGTGGAGGAAGTGGTCAAACAGAGTAGCAAATCTTGTCAGGTGCAGTGGAAGCGCTGCTGCCCCCTCGGATGCAAAACTCGAGCACCCATTGTTATCACTGCGAGGTATTGGCGGCTCCTGAGGTttctgacccccccccccccccataagtCTACCTCTACCGAATCTGTGGATACTCCGCGTTTTCTCGACCTGCATATGTTCTCTGCGTCGACTGCGTTGCTTTTGCTTCAATAGGTCAAAGAAAGTGATGCTCAACTTGAAGAGAGCGAAAGGCGACTACTAGCACAGCTATTTACAGATTTCACGCCAGGAGGCGTCGAACCCGCAACCTCCCGGATGTACGATATCCGCCCACCAACGCCGAGCCACATGTGCCCCTTTTCTAGAAGACTATACACTATTATTTTCTTGTCAGCAGTGAGGTGAGGTAGCAGGCTCAAAACCCTGTCTCATTCGTCACGCCGTCCATCAGGAGtgaccatgcaaaatattttagcTGTGGCGCACAACTGTCACTGCGCAATCACATTTACAAAAGCAGTCGGAAAAAGCAGCTGCaaacggccgacacgatcctcgcgtgacatCGCTTATACCCACTTGAGCCGCGCAagtctacgtcacgagtcacgtgccagGGGAACACgctacgtcacgacgttccctccCCATTCTCCGATACGCTCTTTCCATCTGAAGTCGCCGACCATCGGCGCGCGCGaacgcattacagctccgaccaaaaatatattacgcgcgcttccattacacgcACGGTTGCACACTGAccatgtttcgaaatgaagtgtcgctgacgacgtattgtaggggacacggttagctagaATTCTCTGTCAGTATTTTCACGGCCCGTATTTGctcttgaaagtgttgtgcaaatattgtatttgaaggtggaccatgtgctacCCGCGTTTTTTACTCAAACAAAATAGTCATGCAACACCTGGACATTTGAGATGGAATACATCACTgggtgctgattttagacaaccgtctCCCCTACAGTACATGAGAAGGAgagcgtgtttatttaaaaaacgcattaaatactcgcggaaagaaaacacatgacttagcttccacgtatccgattatgcgccacattatcggatACCCCACGGTCAATGCACGTGCTACATTCTCCGCCCGCGGAAATATGTGTCAGAGTGCctccatttcgagagcaaaggggatgacccAACCAAAGGTCCTTCTGCAGGTTCCAATTGCCATGACAACGGCGACGTACTCGCAGGCtgacgtcatgcgtgacgttgcatgagagtgaagcgcaggtttcgtcgtctgcaattacggcacgtttcgacaaattcctcaaaaacgacttggttattccgaatgaaactttgacggttgtactAGTACGGTACTCGTGAagatagttttggctaagtttcggaatcgccccggctgtacgaaaCCGTCGCTTTAAAGGGACGgcctcgtaccccctgcccctctcataaagcgTACCATTCGGTTCCCATTTGTTGAAACATGGAATACCGCAAATTTACTcgacaaagcacgtcacggctattaaataaccgaattaaattgataaagttTGCAGAGCTTGccacgatctgtgttggcaacaataagaacggctacgcaacacatacaaaaaaaaacatgcgtgtatgttTGTGTTTTTCATGTTGCCCATGCCCAAGCTTGCTTCATCATCGGTATCAACCACCAAGTAGCCTGCGTTTACGCTATTTAATCAATCTTTATTTTACCGTGTTATCTCTAATAAAATACTCACGTTTTTAAATTTGGTGCATAGCTTTCGTACCAAGAACCATAAACACAAAAACACTGCATATATTGAGGATTTCTACTGCATATTTAGAAGGttttcagtgcatagttgcaCGCATATTTCaggagtttttagtgcatatttaccCACACTCTAGCGATAAGTTAGCCACCTCAACGGCAGAGTATGCAAAGAAGGGAGTGCAGCTGCAACGCTGTCACCGACAATGACAATGCGCAACTTGTAAGCCAACACGGATCCACTTTAGAAATGCACACTCCCCAACTCACACTCGCAGCCACGTCCCTCACACAAGTAAAACACGGTAAGCTTGTTCCTTTTATTCTCACTCTTGCACAAATGAAACGGTAGTGAAGCTCCAACAAAAACCTCAACAGCAGTCTGCAATTTCGTTTCCTCCTACAGCATTTTTTTGTTTAACACCGAGGAACAAAAAACAACCATTCATACGGCGTACTCCTCCTGCAGAACATACGGGTATCGTACACACCTCCCCGCAGAAGATACGGTATACTCCTCCTGCTCGAGCACAGCACCCTGTCCTCACAAAGAGAGGGTGAAGAGTTTATGCTTTGTGGCAACACATGACCCGCACTGTTCGTGTCTTGCACACGTcgaccctttttttttcttttcttttttttttcgcgcaccACTCTGTCCTTCGTCACGTTGTTCCGTCACCCTCTACGACCAGATACTGtcctctcccttttttttttctctctcggaATTTCTCGAAAAAGCGGGTGAAACGTCAAATGAGGAAACGCAGAACTTGCAGCCTCGAATTGGGCTCCGGTCCCTTTCTTGCTCTCTCCTCCCTTTGCAATTTTTTCCTGTGGTGGGATGATGTGTTTCTGTCGTGCCCCCGCGAGCAACACTggaaggagggggaggaaaaaAGGGACGGGGGGATAAGTGTGTGGAGTACGGGAGCCGCACACGCACCGGCTCCggccatccttttttttttggcgttGCAAACGAATACGTATTGTCAGTCACAGTCCTCGCTGAAGTCGTACACAGAATCATTCGCGGGTGGGTTCTGCGGCCGGGGCGCAGGCGAGGACGAGGTTCCGGCCACTGAGTTGTGCCTGGCACGGGACTGGGAACCCTACGGAGATAAATGTGCATGGCCTCACGGAGACAGAATGGCAAAAATGTCGTGACATGTAAAGCCAGCGAAGAGATGTTTTCTCCAAGTCAGATGTACATTTGTCGTAGCTGCTCTTAGAGCCACAGTGCGTTAAGTGCTGAACAGACAGAACAAGACAATGAAAAAGAACCTTCAAATGAACATTattattagagcctgaagttttcgggttttattttttttccaaattcggggggtaaaattcaggtcaatcacttgatgtcaaaaattcatgcaaattcgggcggaaaaattaccatcaggtCGTTCATGCAGTTATGTTGAAATCAGTGAAACTGTTTAACTATGTTGACTCGCGTGCATTATCACGCAGCAGAGATTACACGCCGGTACTCCCAGATGGTGTCTGCATCTGTAAACTTAGCCTTCTTGGGTCAGGGGTGCATCCAGAACCTCGATTTGGGGGTGTTTTCTCGAGCGCAtagtgggagaggggagagaagaaaatccaatgtataaactgacattTTGGGggaggggcgatcgcccccgAAAAAGCAAAAGGAAAGGTGAAAACACAAGTGTTTATTGTGCCAGCAGAAACTGCAATACCAACTCTGGATGGCAGGGTCATTTTTCTCTCTGATTTTTTACCAGACAGCCAGGGGCAAAAAAATATTTACTCTTCCATTCTCAGTTGGCATTTGGGGCCGACAGGTATTTTCCCAACAATCTGCGATGATGACCCAACGACCTAGCCAGAGGCGAGATGTATCACCACACTGAGATGTGTTTTGCATGTAACATCACCTAGCTGAGGCATTCATCTTTCAGTATATAGGTAAGGAGATTATTCTCTCACACCTGCCTCACTGAGGCTAAGAGTACACGAAACGATAAAACAAACTGCCTCAGTTTCATTCAATTAGAACTGCTGCAAAGAGGCCAGTGCTTACTGCGACGTTTCAGTTACTATAATAACGTCAACCATTTTAAATTGGCCCAGCTGTTTCGTGTAGCACCTCAGCATCTCCACTAACAGCGCAGGATGCTTGGCATAGTTGCCAACACTAAACCTCTCATTCTTATCGTCATGGAGTTTCCAAATCTGCGTCGCAGATGTCTAATCACCGTTCGGCACACCTGGGATTCAATCTACCCTCTTGTCCATGTATGAGTAgacaaagacagaaaaaaaaaaaaaagaaaagtacataCCAGAAATGTTCGCCCTGCATTTGTCCTCGAAGGATGTAAGCTATCACTTTGTGCCTGCAGAAATGTTGAGAGCGAGCCCAACGAACTGCTCTCGAGCTCAGGAGCAGTAGGGACAGGATTAACACTTGCGCTGCCAGCAGCTGATGGCGTTCCCATGGTAGCATCAGATGCTTCATCGTTGAGCAGTTTCCGACAGATAGGACATGTGCCATGCTGCGCAGAAACATGGTGAGGTGAGGCTTCGCAGAGCAATTCCAAGTTGTACGCATGGCTGCGGCTTCAGAGAATATCATCTACAGGGTGCTTCGGTTAAATCCCCGGGTTAAACAATTCGCGAACAGGTGCACcagtcgaagaactttctttttacaagtatctacaagataccacctacaagctgtgcactgtgtgaatgagtggggggcgctcattatttaaataaaaattgaaatgagtttcgtgaaaaacagaACTTCTGAAGCAAGTCGCCGTCGGCTTTAAAATGTGTATTACCTGTTTCGGTACCTtgagtggacaccttttagagaaaaatctgccactgaagccggtcgtttgttgcagtaattagttggttgcagtttacatatttttgtcatgGTGAAGCACAAAAGCACAcccttccactcccttatccaccaatgaattatgtcctcTTGTGCTTCGCCGTGACCAGCCCgaactgaaggtcccaaaaaggggtagtacccattttaagtGAAGAAAGCTCTTCGATTGGAGCAGCCATTTGCGAATTATCTAgcctggggatttaactgaaacaccctgcatatcaACCATATGCAAGAGACATGGCTGTACGTACAAGCTCCAGCCATGGTATGATGCAGTCAGggtgaaaatgatgttgacaGGACAACTTCTTGACTGGTTCCTGTGGCCTGAAGTCTTCCATGCATACTGTACACTGCAGCAGTTTGTCTGGAGAGACATGACAACAACATCAGACACAAAAAGAACTccgaggacaggccaatggcgATAAATTTGTGTAAGCTTTTACTACAAGGATTAATCTTGTATGACCAGTTTTGTAAATGAAACCTTAAAAGAGCATAAAGCTTTCACCCcatattctttttgtttttggctGTTGCATgttctgcaacaaataaaatgagctcctgcgaaacaATGACAAGCGCAGGTGAAGAAATTTCTTTATACAATCTAGGAAATCTACCGAAGGAACGCTGAAGCAGCAATATGTCAGCAACAAGCCATACGTATAGGAACAGGCCCAATAAAGAAATCTTTCACTCGTTTGAAGTTCAGTGCTTGTGTTGCGCCCTCTTTCTCGTCCTTCTCGTTTTAAATGGTTTTACTCAGACTGGAGTATTTTAACGCGTTTAATACGTACTAACCAGCCCAATTCATTACCCTTGCTACATGCATAATTTAGCAATCATTGAATTTCACAAatcgtgtcacaaaaaaaaatacaagatgGGGTCTAGCCTACCTCAAAATCTGCACACTTATAGCCATCTGGCTTCAGTTTTATTGAAAAACTTTTCAAGCGTCATTATGTTATATATGTTGTAAATGAAAGTAAAAATCAAGTAAAATCCCACACCACACATTTTAAATTTCCTACAATATTTTATGTAACCAGGTATTGCATAATTACGTTATGAGCAGGTACTGCATGCAAGGCATAATACATAAAGTACAAATTTCAAAGCAACTGTACTAATTATCCCAGCACATTTCTGTCGATGCTCACCCACTTGGTCTTGCTCAATGTGCACTGTAGGAATTTCAGCTATTTTCTCCCGAGGAAGCGGTGGAGGACCCGTACCGTCTAGTTGGTTCAGTAACTGCAATGATACACGCATCAAGCAAACAGAATTGGTCCCTTAATCCACCCTAACCAATGCAACTTCCTCAAATTTTTCCTTGCAGGAATATATACTTCATCCACTGAATGTACACTGTCTCAAATATCTAGCACAAATTTGGTGAAAACCACCAATGATACTCATAGTACCCAGCACACTTGCCTCAAATTAAAAGCACACAGAAAATGTACCCTAACTAATATGGTTGGTTTCACAGCTGTATATTCAAGGGTATTCACCTGTGTGATGACTGCATCCAGGCCCCCTCTTCCCCAAGCATAATCACCTGGATTTCCATGCAGATTCACAAACCTGCAGGAAGTTATGTCACTCAATGACCACCAATAGACCTTTTAGAACAGCAAGCGCCACCTGgtgcacgcaagggctcatgggaattGAGAGTGTCTTTACGGCATTACAAGACGGTCAGAGGGGGAGGTagaacatcatcatcatcattcctggtgtgcgcagcagcagtgTCGGCCGGgttaaaccataaccgaagcagacgacagagtggGTTagaccataaccgaagcagacgacagagtgggttaaaccataaccgaagcagacgacagagtgggttaaaccataaccgaagcagacgacacagtggTGTCCCTCAAAATTCCCACGCTGCTTGGCACGcacatctttttaaaatcgtctattcctCAAACACCATGTCTTGATTTCACTTCTTGTTGAGGAGTTTTTGTGTGTCTTCGATTTGGTTTTTGTTGAATATTCTCACCAgccagagagaaaaaaaggtaaaagGTGCTTGCCAGGGTCGGCATCTACTTTTTGCCTCCAGGGGCACAAAGGGGATTTGATGTCAAAACATTTGTGTCCCGTTTCGCACACCCCAGCATATTACCAGAGAACTTTAACACAACTTTCTCTGTGGTGCGCTGAACCGTTATGAACTAAAATAAACTGGTTTGAACCGTCATTGCTGTGCTCCGGAATCTCAATACCTGAACCAAAACCTGTAAATTTTTCGGTTTGCCACCCTGCATAGAAGCAAGCTTATGCAGAGTATTAATAATACCACTTACACAGGAAGGCCTTGACCAGCTATAAAACCTGGAAGAGACAACAAAGTTCAAGTAAAATTTTAGTTGTTTCTCTGTTCAACGTGCTGCAGACTTCAGACTCTTGTCGTACTCAAATTATTAAGGGTGGGATTATTTACCAAAAGGTAACATTTGCTTCAGTTTCACTTTACATAGTAGCTTACAAAAATGAGTACATCTCTCTACCACAGTAGTTCCCAAACTCTGCTACACTTCCACCCATCAAAAATATAAGATACCGCTTCGCAACCCCCTCCATTCCCAATGGTTTTTTGCCATGCCACAAGCTTTCAATTTCACAATTTCAGTGCATGAATAGTAATGCACAAAATTGATGCTGAAATTTAATTTGAGAGTTAATACAGTCTGAGTGAATCAGCTGTGCTAAAAATCAttgcgaaaagaaaagaaaaaaaaaacatgtcagCAGGAGTGACTGTTCCTATTCACTAAAGTGGACTTTGTAACAGACATTGGGGTGCACTACCACAAACTTTTTTGTGATGCAGAATAGTGGGCAGAATGTGGTCTAAGGACATCATTTGctgtctctctctccttttcttttttttctcaagtTCTCGAGCTGGTTCGTGACCCCCCGCTGAATCTGTCGCGACCCCCAGTTTGGGAAATACTGCTCTACCAGATAAAGAATGGCAGTCACTCACCTCCACCGCCAGTGAGGTTGGCAAATATTTGGTGAATAATGCTGAAACAAGAAAGAGACTCGTAAAAAAACTATCAGTGAACAAGACACAAAGAAAAGACAAGGGTAATTCCACCTCAAGTGCCCTGGTTGCACGGCTCGCAAGACACCgatttccgagaaaaaaaagagcataACGTTGCCGCTGATATCAACATCATGCACCCCATGTAATATTTTTTGCAGAAGCTGCAAAAAAAGCAGAAGGCAGAGTGTCTCGTAAAAAATTCTAATGGAACTGCCTTTAGAAAGATTAACACTGCACCTGCCTGTGTCCGTTTGCAACAGAAAATTGAGGCGTATTCCTTGAGTGAGTCACCACACACAAAAGTCCCATAAATGTATTTTTTATCAGTTTGGAAGGACCAACTGCAAACTTATTCTTATTCGCAATGCATTAATTTTCAGGAATCGCTCATCCAGTCGCTCGCAAAGTTATGTGTgtgtatttaatttcgcgattccaggccAGTTTCCATTCGTGGGATTAACGTGAAGCTGATTTAGGGATTAGGCGTCCAGTCGGCACGTGTTTTCAAAGGTTTTTCCTGTCGACCTCAAAAGTGCTTGCGACATGACACGTCTGTAAGCAAGTTCAGCAAGCTGTACCGGTGAACTGCAACCTAAAGTGAATGTGCTTGTTGCACTAGCAGCACACTTAACAATTTCTCACGGGTGcactaaagaagaaaaaaacactgaGATACTATCACTGTATGATAAAACATAACAGACGTCATCTGCTAAGCGAGGCGTGAAGCGGTCATGTGACCTTAAAAGGCCATTAGCATGCGACCCTCAACGCAGACGAACAAACATCCCTAGAAATCCCTAGCATGAACTTCGTTTTGTAAAGTGAGGAGCTTAAGTGAGTGTGAGGTTGGACGCAACGCACAGTTGAGGGCTCCCTCCGTTGAACATGTTTTGGGAAACTCAAGCGCTAAGCCGGTCTTGCGGGAGCGACGTCTTAAGCAAAGATTGGTGCAGAGGGCGGTCAGAGTCCTAACTCGCCCTCCAGTGCCACATTTGGAACCTGAGCTTCAAGCTTACTTTTGTGCGATATGTGGGTCATTCAAACTCGATAAAAAATACATCTGCAGTTTTTAGTTTTGTCCCATGCACTGCAATATGTGGTACATTCCAAACCAATAAAAGAATACATTAACTGGTTTTACAGTTGTGCTGTGTACTTCATGTTCTATACTGggtctttcttttctcttaAACTCAAGAAAGTGCTACCTCACTGGCATCTACAGCTGCTTGCTTGCATTCTGCTTCTGTGTACAACATTTACTGCAGTTCTATGTGTGGTGGCTAGGGAAAAACATGACAAGCTTGTCACACATCGCGTCCATTTCATTCAACAAATACGTCTCATTCTTCCGGGTGCAAACACAGACGGATATGTAGCATTAATTTTCCTAAGTACAGAAAGAAGTTTTGGTGGGACAGTCCCATTTGAATTTTTCATGTATGTAAAGCCGTACCCCACTCTACACCCGCTCCAACACACCCTACTTTACGGTCCAGCACCGGAGTTCTGAGCTGCCTGATGCTATGTGGCTTCAGGAAGAAATATTACATGTAGTGCATGTTCACATTAATGGCAATATTATATTTTTCCTTGGAAATCAGCGCTGGTCAAGCCACGTGAAACAACTTGAGTCACCAAATAACAATCGCTTCAGAGAGGCGACACTAAGATCCAGGAGCGAGCAGCAGAGTCATGATGAGGCCATTTTGTTTCTGCACCACGCCAGCGTGACCTAACGGCTctcacgatgccatctatcgagCGTGCTCCAAAATGTTGCTCTCATTGTGAGCAACTCACCGAGCTAGatgccttgagctcaccttgacctTCTCAGGACACTCTCGTAGACAGTGCATAGGTTACGTCGCACAACAATCACATGCTGTTCCCTAGGCTGCCTTATATGCCGCATTATTACcgcgagcattatgttagcttGGGATGGTGCTGGTGTGGAGCGGAAACAAAATGGCTTCTCCTGCTTGTCTgtggaactcagtgtcgctactctgaagcgaagctgaTGTAGTGCCTCTAGGGACAACCAACATGCGACGGTAACTGCCGACACTTTGCAACTTACATGCGCTGCTTCGGTAACAAGACTAAAATACTGTCACGTCATGCTCATGTTCATTGTGTTACGTGATGTCGTGTTTCCAAAAATAGTGCACGCAGTCCATTTAGACCGATATTGGTCATATAAGCTCATAGTTCTCAAATGCCTTATTAGTAAACTTGGTTTGtaattgaattaaaaacaattaaaaacccccagtgctgggtaggacaacgacagaggataaaaggacaaggaccggcactgacGGTAGGACACAAGTCATCGGCACAGTTTCAAGTACTCGCCAGACAACTTTCTCTCAACTTGCAAAAGAGGTGGGACAATTTCatcagtgccggtccttgtcctaCCTAGCACTcggggtttttaattgtttttaattcaatatggaccaaccagcccaaacgcttGCTCTGCTACTTGATTTGTAATCTGGAACAGGTAGTGCTCCCAGaggggaggaaaaaaaaaaactcccaaTGTGCACTCTCATGTGTCCTGTGCTACCTCCACTACGCTTGCATATACATTTAGACTTAAAGTTCCAACTCCAAAAATAAGGGCAGCTCAACAAACTGTGCAACCTATGTTGTTTCTGCAAGTATTGAAGTGAGTCATACTTTAGTGTTCCCAACTTAACAGGACAAACCAACCTTCTGATAGCTGTGCTGCCTGCAAAGTCCACAAACAGATGCTAGGGAGGCTTCTACCACTCCAAATATCTTAACAAAAACATGTGTACTTACCCCTCTATGGGTTGCCTAGCATGTCGGTCTACGTGTGGAGCACGTGATTCGCGAGGCCTTGCTCGGCCGCGGCCTATTCGATGGCGCGTGTGCAGGGGTTCCGCTAGCGTGCTCCACGTCGCTTGATGACCGCTGGTCGACGCGCTCTCCGGAGCCCCGGCTCTCAATCCAACTAGCGAGTCTTCCCCCGCACTACGTTCTAGCCTTCGGAGGAAGTCCATCATAGTGTTGTTCCAGATCTGCAATAGGCGTGAGTACATTAACCTCGAGTAGTTTACACAAGCCTTGTCACACACATGCACTGGTTGcgtatgaataaataaatacctcGGAGAACTGGGCTGCTGGATCCGTATCTTCATCCGAATCTCTACAACGGAAAAAATATTCACTCAAAAGAGGTAGGTGCAAAGCATGacctactacaggttttcccagtGATTTTAATCCgagcgccatcgaaattaatccacgtgccatgcaaactttacggggcatggattaatttagctggcacttggattaaaatcacagggaaaacctgtagattgtAACGACGATGTCATacggaccccttcccagcgccgcatttggaagctagtggtcgcgccactcatcggcccggttattgcttcctcaacttctgcaatactttgtacttcac
This sequence is a window from Ornithodoros turicata isolate Travis chromosome 10, ASM3712646v1, whole genome shotgun sequence. Protein-coding genes within it:
- the LOC135369790 gene encoding E3 ubiquitin-protein ligase RNF115-like isoform X1, which encodes MERRMAEAAVETPAVRFFCHKCNQEISPVLPEYTCPRCQSGFIEELAHGPNEPALDSDEDTDPAAQFSEIWNNTMMDFLRRLERSAGEDSLVGLRAGAPESASTSGHQATWSTLAEPLHTRHRIGRGRARPRESRAPHVDRHARQPIEGIIHQIFANLTGGGGFIAGQGLPVFVNLHGNPGDYAWGRGGLDAVITQLLNQLDGTGPPPLPREKIAEIPTVHIEQDQVDKLLQCTVCMEDFRPQEPVKKLSCQHHFHPDCIIPWLELHGTCPICRKLLNDEASDATMGTPSAAGSASVNPVPTAPELESSSLGSLSTFLQAQSDSLHPSRTNAGRTFLGSQSRARHNSVAGTSSSPAPRPQNPPANDSVYDFSEDCD
- the LOC135369790 gene encoding E3 ubiquitin-protein ligase RNF115-like isoform X2, coding for MMDFLRRLERSAGEDSLVGLRAGAPESASTSGHQATWSTLAEPLHTRHRIGRGRARPRESRAPHVDRHARQPIEGIIHQIFANLTGGGGFIAGQGLPVFVNLHGNPGDYAWGRGGLDAVITQLLNQLDGTGPPPLPREKIAEIPTVHIEQDQVDKLLQCTVCMEDFRPQEPVKKLSCQHHFHPDCIIPWLELHGTCPICRKLLNDEASDATMGTPSAAGSASVNPVPTAPELESSSLGSLSTFLQAQSDSLHPSRTNAGRTFLGSQSRARHNSVAGTSSSPAPRPQNPPANDSVYDFSEDCD